From a single Brassica oleracea var. oleracea cultivar TO1000 chromosome C5, BOL, whole genome shotgun sequence genomic region:
- the LOC106343360 gene encoding photosystem I reaction center subunit VI-1, chloroplastic: MASLATVAAVKPSVAVKGLGGSSLAGAKLSFKPSRLSIKPKSIRSGGVVAKYGDKSVYFDLEDLGNTTGQWDLYGSDAPSPYNPLQSKFFETFAAPFTKRGLLLKFLILGGGSLLTYVSASSTGDVLPIKRGPQEKPKLGPRGKL; the protein is encoded by the exons ATGGCGTCTCTTGCAACCGTCGCCGCCGTGAAACCATCCGTGGCCGTAAAAGGCCTTGGCGGAAGCTCACTCGCCGGAGCTAAGCTCTCCTTCAAGCCTTCCCGCCTAAGCATCAAACCCAAATCCATCCG GTCTGGTGGTGTGGTGGCTAAGTATGGAGACAAAAGTGTCTACTTTGACTTAGAAGATTTGGGAAACACAACAGGTCAATGGGATCTATACGGCTCTGATGCTCCTTCTCCTTACAACCCTCTTCAG AGCAAGTTCTTTGAGACATTCGCTGCACCATTCACAAAGAGAGGACTGCTCCTCAAGTTCTTGATCCTCGGAGGAGGATCTTTGCTTACTTATGTCAGCGCTTCCTCCACCGGAGATGTTCTTCCCATCAAGAGAGGTCCTCAGGAGAAGCCTAAGCTCGGTCCTCGCGGCAAGCTCTGA
- the LOC106343359 gene encoding LOW QUALITY PROTEIN: rop guanine nucleotide exchange factor 13-like (The sequence of the model RefSeq protein was modified relative to this genomic sequence to represent the inferred CDS: substituted 3 bases at 3 genomic stop codons) — MVKAVEREDKESYKVGLYDFENMKEKNSSSRNVKRWNSSSALRSEDPDIDDDTVFKTTAVSSFLPMLPIRPPQTCEATGEELQEEAGKKTTSVSMFQNDFLGFLGHKLRLXXEISCDLRXHYDHISIYVSEREQMKERFSKLLLGEDMSGGGKGVSSALALSNAVTNLSASAFGEQRRLEPMSEDRKERWRREIGWLLSVTDHIVEFSPTQQTNKDGSSIEVMTTRQRTDLVSNIPALKKLDVMLTDCLDKFKDQDEFYYITTDSPEHLNSNSTRNADKWWLPTVKVPPNGLSEKSKRFLLSQRECVSQVLKSALAINAEVLSQMEIPESYIDSLPKNGKASLGDMIYRMITLDMFDVEKFLLEMDLSSEHKILDLQDKIEASVVIWKRKIVQKDNNKSSSPFSTNLSMEKRQLLEERAETILLLIKLRFPGISQSTLDISKIQFNKDIGLAIMESYSRVLESLAHTVLSRIEDVLVADQLTQDPESLLCKRYIVETESPKKQEERNFCLLKERPIQQKATISLSEVMQWNMEDKNDAPLKDSGKKLLTRVSTMIMANNKKSTSYLESLGTTRSPREGQYS, encoded by the exons ATGGTGAAAGCGGTTGAGAGAGAAGACAAAGAAAGCTACAAAGTTGGATTGTACGATTTCGAGAACATGAAGGAGAAAAACTCATCTTCCAGGAACGTCAAGAGATGGAACTCTAGTTCTGCCTTGAGAAGTGAAGATCCAGACATTGATGATGACACTGTTTTCAAAACAACTGCAGTCTCGAGCTTCCTACCAATGTTACCTATTCGACCGCCTCAGACATGTGAAGCAACCGGTGAAGAATTACAGGAAGAGGCAGGCAAGAAAACAACATCTGTTTCAATGTTTCAAAATGACTTTTTAGGTTTCTTGGGTCACAAGCTAAGACTATAATGAGAGATTTCTTGCGACTTACGTTAACACTATGATCATATATCTATTTATGTTTCAGAAAGGGAACAGATGAAGGAAAGGTTTTCGAAACTGCTTCTAGGAGAAGACATGTCAGGAGGAGGCAAAGGTGTTTCATCAGCACTGGCATTATCAAACGCAGTCACAAATCTTTCAGCATCAGCGTTTGGAGAGCAACGGCGTTTAGAGCCAATGTCAGAGGATAGAAAAGAACGGTGGAGAAGAGAAATAGGATGGCTTCTCTCTGTTACTGATCATATAGTTGAATTCTCTCCAACACAACAAACAAACAAAGATGGTTCTTCCATTGAG GTAATGACTACAAGACAGAGAACAGATCTTGTCTCCAACATCCCTGCTCTTAAGAAACTTGATGTGATGCTCACA GATTGTCTTGATAAGTTCAAGGACCAGGATGAGTTCTATTACATCACAACCGATTCTCCTGAACATTTAAACAGTAACTCAACCAGGAACGCAGATAAATGGTGGCTACCAACAGTGAAAGTTCCACCTAATGGCTTATCCGAAAAGTCCAAAAGGTTTCTACTGAGTCAGAGAGAATGTGTGAGCCAAGTGCTTAAATCAGCATTGGCCATAAACGCCGAAGTTTTGTCTCAAATGGAGATCCCTGAGAGCTACATAGACTCACTTCCTAAG AATGGGAAAGCTAGTCTTGGAGACATGATCTATAGAATGATAACGTTAGACATGTTTGATGTAGAGAAGTTCCTTCTTGAAATGGACTTATCATCTGAGCACAAGATTCTTGATCTTCAGGACAAAATTGAAGCTTCGGTTGTGATATGGAAGAGAAAGATAGTACAGAAAGACAACAACAAGTCCTCATCTCCATTTAGTACTAATCTGAGTATGGAGAAGAGACAACTGCTAGAAGAAAGAGCAGAAACCATTTTGCTTCTTATCAAACTAAGATTCCCAGGAATCTCTCAATCCACACTTGACATCAGCAAGATACAATTCAACAAA GATATAGGATTAGCTATAATGGAGAGTTATTCAAGAGTTCTTGAAAGCTTGGCGCACACGGTACTGTCAAGAATAGAAGATGTCCTTGTGGCTGATCAGCTAACTCAGGACCCTGAAAGCTTGCTTTGTAAGAGATATATAGTGGAGACAGAGAGTCCTAAGAAGCAGGAAGAAAGAAACTTTTGTCTTTTAAAGGAGAGACCGATACAACAGAAGGCTACCATCTCACTGTCAGAGGTAATGCAATGGAATATGGAAGACAAGAACGATGCACCACTCAAAGATTCAGGCAAGAAACTGCTAACCAGAGTGTCAACCATGATCATGGCTAACAACAAGAAGAGTACCTCATATCTTGAATCTCTTGGAACCACAAGGAGTCCAAGAGAAGGTCAATACTCTTAA
- the LOC106343361 gene encoding dynein light chain 1, cytoplasmic: MLEGKAKVEDTDMPVKMQMKALNIASQSLDLFDLSDCQPIAAHIKKEFDERYGSGWQCVVGSNFGCFFTHSKGTFIYFHLGTLKFLIFKGATL, encoded by the exons ATGCTGGAAGGGAAAGCAAAGGTGGAAGACACAGATATGCCAGTGAAGATGCAAATGAAAGCATTGAACATTGCTTCTCAATCTCTCGATCTTTTTGATCTATCTGACTGTCAACCTATCGCTGCTCACATCAAGAAG GAGTTTGATGAGAGATATGGAAGTGGTTGGCAATGCGTGGTGGGATCAAACTTTGGGTGTTTCTTCACACATTCTAAAGGAACTTTCATCTATTTCCATTTGGGAACCCTCAAATTCCTCATCTTCAAAGGAGCCACTCTTTAG
- the LOC106293578 gene encoding uncharacterized protein LOC106293578 gives MSDMTSLAASPSRSSKRAMYYVQSPSRDSYTSVTQPSTMMDSPTHDSSSLGRHSRNSSESRFSGISRSSSSDRKNIKKCRSNEKEYETILEEGSYEEMDDVTSIRRSQALLAVFIFITLFAVCCLITWGASRPYKAQISVQTFELRNFYVGQGSDFYGMHTKLLTLNGTLRIGIYNPAPTFGFHVSSTPVSLFYYQLPIATGQLKEHYQQKKSFYTEAVVIEGRRIPLYGAGASLEATERGGKIPVNLRFEVKTRGDVVGRLVTIRQTKRISCSFVIDVAINKRMPINKSDCSYS, from the exons ATGTCCGACATGACAAGTCTAGCGGCTTCGCCTTCACGATCTTCAAAACGCGCCATGTACTACGTGCAAAGTCCTTCACGTGACTCCTACACGTCAGTTACACAGCCTAGCACAATGATGGACTCTCCCACACACGATTCATCCTCCTTGGGCCGCCACTCTCGTAACTCATCAGAGAGTAGATTCTCCGGGATATCCCGATCATCATCATCAGACAGAAAAAACATCAAAAAGTGCCGATCTAACGAGAAAGAATATGAGACTATACTTGAAGAAGGTTCGTATGAAGAAATGGACGATGTGACGTCTATAAGGAGGTCTCAGGCCCTACTTGCCGTTTTCATTTTTATAACTCTCTTCGCCGTCTGTTGCTTAATCACGTGGGGAGCTAGTAGACCTTACAAGGCTCAAATCTCTGTTCAG ACATTCGAACTACGCAACTTCTATGTTGGTCAAGGATCAGATTTCTATGGCATGCATACCAAGTTGCTGACTTTGAATGGAACATTAAGAATTGGTATATACAATCCTGCCCCAACATTTGGTTTTCATGTTAGTTCCACACCAGTCAGTCTCTTCTATTACCAACTCCCTATCGCCACCGGTCAG TTGAAGGAACATTATCAACAGAAAAAGAGTTTTTATACGGAAGCAGTGGTTATAGAAGGAAGAAGGATCCCACTATACGGCGCTGGAGCAAGCCTAGAGGCCACGGAGAGAGGCGGAAAGATTCCGGTGAATCTGAGATTTGAAGTCAAAACAAGAGGAGATGTGGTCGGAAGATTGGTTACAATACGGCAAACAAAGAGAATCTCATGCTCATTTGTCATCGATGTTGCCATAAATAAGCGCATGCCGATCAATAAGAGTGATTGCAGCTATTCATGA
- the LOC106292992 gene encoding 60S ribosomal protein L37-2-like produces MTKGTGSFGKRRNKSHTLCVRCGRRSFHIQKSRCSACAYPAARKRTYNWSVKAIRRKTTGTGRMRYLKNVPRRFKTGFREGTEAKPRNKGAAASSA; encoded by the exons ATG ACAAAGGGAACAGGGAGTTTTGGTAAGAGGAGGAACAAGAGTCACACGCTGTGTGTGAGATGTGGACGTCGTAGCTTCCACATCCAGAAGAGTCGCTGCTCTGCCTGCGCTTACCCCGCCGCTCGCAAGAGGACCT ACAACTGGAGTGTGAAGGCAATCAGGAGGAAGACAACCGGAACCGGCAGGATGAGATATCTCAAAAACGTTCCTCGCCGTTTCAAGACCGGTTTCAGAGAAG GTACTGAAGCCAAGCCAAGGAACAAGGGAGCAGCTGCTTCATCAGCCTAA
- the LOC106293950 gene encoding uncharacterized protein LOC106293950: MFQKTNSFFHRTLHSLKSIILRAGKKLSIPKTHFSCTFCRSNSLDGDDFYASFLNIWESDLENSIGGGGPLKLEQKTQEHVQDHQEKKTEACSSRLSRDCDTMEKKIKEMYVIETGDIEQALDVEEALHYYSRLRSPVYLNIVDKFLNDLHA; this comes from the coding sequence ATGTTTCAGAAAACAAACAGTTTCTTCCACAGAACACTACACAGTCTCAAGTCAATCATTCTTAGAGCAGGTAAGAAGCTCTCTATACCAAAAACACACTTCTCATGCACATTTTGTAGATCAAATTCTCTCGATGGCGACGATTTCTACGCAAGTTTCCTCAACATTTGGGAGTCTGATCTCGAAAATAGCATTGGAGGAGGAGGTCCATTAAAACTGGAGCAAAAGACTCAAGAGCATGTACAAGATCACCAAGAGAAGAAAACAGAAGCTTGCTCTTCTCGTTTATCAAGAGACTGCGATACAATGGAGAAGAAGATCAAAGAGATGTATGTAATTGAGACGGGAGATATAGAGCAAGCCCTTGACGTTGAAGAAGCACTTCATTACTATTCTCGTCTTAGAAGTCCTGTTTATCTCAACATCGTTGACAAGTTCTTAAATGATCTCCACGCCTGA